Proteins co-encoded in one Papaver somniferum cultivar HN1 chromosome 5, ASM357369v1, whole genome shotgun sequence genomic window:
- the LOC113280638 gene encoding uncharacterized protein LOC113280638: MKIDRDEGELLAGGQEREGNKEEGRRLKFCEGSNISSVGRQFLPSLDSKADGTLKSIGNSFVPIVDPELTDFCALPPDYAMYPKLYVFGEARKLDQSMLVLLEALGLTEIQLLAKRSRRVYYNDRLDDFIDICIDGSFRNRNWAGGRGGYGGVFFNSDGKIIAVFWGRSLRLKDNNFHEVEAVDLAMQYAEELQLPKIRIRCDNQSMCNEIFNKLEQKETGNNGFQDVERRSATRNTIKHIVELRERNWPGRNFEILQIPRECNYSADFLSRVEKVGGGHRHRVTNEDDPFSGLAFGESLALLVARTVQGYFLKFWGAYAFLKEKRDAVAAAAGRLLR; this comes from the exons ATGAAAATAGATAGAGACGAGGGAGAGTTACTGGCAGGTGGCCAAGAAAG GGAAGGAAATAAGGAAGAGGGAAGAAGGTTAAAGTTTTGTGAAG GTAGCAACATTAGCTCAGTAGGCAGACAGTTCTTGCCATCACTGGATTCTAAAGCAG ATGGCACACTTAAATCTATTGGAAACTCTTTTGTTCCAATTGTGGATCCCGAGTTGACAGACTTTTGTGCTCTACCTCCGGATTATGCAATGTATCCTAAATTGTACGTCTTTGGGGAAGCACGAAAACTGGATCAATCCATGTTGGTGTTGTTAGAAGCATTAGGACTCACAGAAATTCAGTTACTTGCGAAAAGATCTCGGCGGGTGTATTACAATGACAGATTGGACGATTTTATTGATATATGCATTGACGGGTCTTTCCGGAACAGAAATTGGGCAGGTGGAAGAGGTGGTTATGGTGGTGTGTTCTTCAACTCCGACGGCAAGATCATAGCTGTATTTTGGGGAAGATCTCTTCGCTTGAAAGACAATAATTTCCATGAAGTTGAAGCGGTGGATTTGGCAATGCAATATGCAGAAGAACTTCAACTCCCTAAGATCCGTATTAGATGTGACAACCAGTCGATGTGTAATGAGATTTTTAACAAGCTTGAGCAAAAGGAAACTGGGAATAATGGCTTTCAAGACGTCGAAAGGAGATCGGCGACAAGAAATACGATCAAACACATTGTTGAGTTACGTGAAAGGAATTGGCCGGGTCGTAACTTTGAAATTCTTCAGATTCCAAGGGAATGCAATTATTCTGCTGATTTCTTATCTCGGGTAGAGAAGGTTGGTGGAGGTCACAGACACAGGGTGACGAATGAAGATGATCCTTTCAGTGGTCTTGCTTTTGGAGAGTCCTTGGCACTCTTAGTTGCAAGAACAGTTCAAGGATATTTCCTGAAGTTTTGGGGTGCTTATGCATTTCTTAAAGAGAAAAGGGATGCTGTAGCAGCGGCCGCAGGGAGGTTGCTTCGCTAG
- the LOC113284434 gene encoding uncharacterized protein LOC113284434, which translates to MASMSIIRADVTSYFIEFFRNLPDFVFEEIEPESDSVEEKLDSDSTEEKHDSDHTEEKHDSDSTEEKPSSDSMEDKPDPEFVVDDHGDESMLVLIDENENGNESMLVDEDEDSDTEGPWYRDRGDVKCIGDILVGFIKEKIKYSLIKQAAASYVAKENELTDRHKRRKLLLGQQEYSHCHTETADKAILEILVKQLVFGPRDQLSQVEAADRTTLETLVKGIVENIAEKMRPFIIHEYIESKKKRWIEQCGTHNVDKLIEFSQFHKYPFYINVSGFYETEVGKAGFGVIIREFRGYPLAAYSEYICDNESQVSSFYHELQGVNKGLELAIELNLEYFRIFTTQTDIGFLVMSCQTYENQCHCDPKGLKAVEKRCERCVRRCVYFCQDVEMNETEVEKIYLLLIQVMDQLRRLGRSNVSVMCQSSFNTRSASYLAKRDENKGEIDMKSGDLQRHPELREILFSEASGEHGSNVFSLSLFW; encoded by the exons ATGGCATCCATGAG TATCATCAGGGCGGATGTCACTTCCTATTTTATTGAATTTTTCCGTAACCTACCCGACTTTGTGTTTGAAGAGATAGAGCCTGAATCTGATTCTGTAGAGGAAAAACTTGATTCTGATTCTaccgaggagaaacatgattctGACCATACGGAGGAGAAACATGATTCTGATTCTACGGAGGAAAAACCTAGTTCTGATTCTATGGAGGATAAACCTGATCCTGAGTTTGTAGTGGATGACCATGGCGATGAGTCTATGCTTGTTCTCAtagatgaaaatgaaaatggCAATGAGTCTATGcttgttgatgaagatgaagactctGAT ACTGAAGGACCTTGGTATAGGGATCGTGGGGATGTTAAATGTATTGGTGATATCCTTGTAGGTTTTATCAAGGAGAAAATCAAATATTCCTTGATTAAACAAGCAGCAGCTTCCTAT GTTGCTAAAGAGAATGAGCTGACAGACCGTCACAAGCGTCGAAAGCTTCTTTTGGGTCAGCAAGAATATTCACACTGCCATACTGAGACTGCAGACAAGGCTATTCTTGAGATCCTTGTCAAACAACTTGTTTTCGGTCCGCGAGATCAACTTTCTCAGGTTGAGGCTGCTGACAGGACTACTCTCGAGACACTTGTCAAGGGCATTGTGGAGAACATTGCAGAAAAGATGAGGCCGTTTATTATACATGAGTACATTGAGAGTAAGAAGAAGAGATGGATTGAGCAGTGTGGTACGCATAATGTTGATAAGCTTATAGAGTTTTCTCAATTCCATAAGTATCCCTTTTATATAAATGTTAGTGGTTTTTATGAGACAGAGGTAGGGAAAGCAGGTTTTGGGGTTATCATTCGTGAGTTTCGTGGCTACCCTCTTGCTGCCTATTCAGAATATATTTGTGATAATGAAAGTCAGGTTTCGTCATTTTATCATGAGCTTCAGGGAGTGAACAAAGGCTTAGAGCTTGCAATTGAGTTAAACTTAGAGTATTTTAGGATTTTTACAACACAAACAGATATAGGATTTCTGGTTATGAGCTGTCAAACTTACGAGAATCAATGTCATTGTGATCCTAAGGGCCTAAAAGCAGTAGAAAAACGCTGCGAGAGATGTGTTAGAAGATGTGTTTACTTTTGTCAAGATGTAGAAATGAACGAGACAGAGGTAGAGAAGATTTACCTTCTCCTTATTCAAGTAATGGATCAACTGCGTCGACTAGGTAGATCGAATGTCTCTGTTATGTGCCAAAGCAGTTTTAACACTAGATCAGCATCGTATCTGGCAAAACGGGATGAAAACAAGGGGGAGATAGATATGAAATCAGGTGATCTGCAGCGTCATCCTGAACTACGGGAAATTCTATTCAGTGAAGCAAGTGGAGAGCATGGATCAAATGTATTTTCGTTGTCGTTGTTTTGGTAA